The Helianthus annuus cultivar XRQ/B chromosome 16, HanXRQr2.0-SUNRISE, whole genome shotgun sequence genome includes a window with the following:
- the LOC110919539 gene encoding uncharacterized protein LOC110919539 has product MSSRAVKDIRVREKATAIEIRVIKQWISTSKVPGIKKNELCYQFVDRNGDGIEATADGDKIEYFDKIIRLQSCYRVTGYVCTKPRDYMATINHPASLIIGKKAKFVPIESADIPNIYFGFVSYEVLRGLIKVNKLLTDFIGRVDRNYLQPTGKISAVRKVVLRDERDHVGSGNIVAITATQVSNYYGSIQLEATYLTTVAINPEMPQTIKYTKRLRDLPPVDPNDEDDPIITVRELTIPDIAGKKTPNMLFRNDQTQHSTRFRCDAWIEKFDLNRGWFYVHCSTCDKTVYPEEDGSLMFVCKDDEDITPKFLYSVNAIIMDGTTPTEVTFFDEGMTALLKTSCEDLILKHGYTDPKSLPQQISDVIGIRKIMYVSVRREGHVVVTNVTDLAETCDAQGSSVGTLASAVPPTTPDPKVNINKRSHTDSPGKENTI; this is encoded by the exons ATGTCCTCCAGGGCTGTCAAGGACATAAGAGTAAGAGAAAAAGCAACAGCTATCGAGATTAGAGTGATTAAACAATGGATTTCTACCAGCAAAGTCCCTGGCATTAAGAAAAACGAACTGTGTTATCAGTTTGTTGATAGAAAT GGAGACGGTATTGAAGCTACAGCTGATGGTGACAAAATAGAATACTTTGACAAAATAATAAGGCTGCAATCATGCTACAGGGTTACGGGATATGTTTGCACCAAGCCTCGAGACTACATGGCTACTATAAACCACCCAGCATCGCTTATAATAGGTAAGAAGGCAAAGTTTGTTCCCATAGAAAGCGCAGATATACCAAACATATACTTCGGCTTCGTGAGCTACGAGGTGCTAAGGGGTCTCATCAAAGTTAACAAATTGCTAACTG ATTTCATAGGCCGTGTGGACCGCAATTATCTCCAACCAACAGGTAAGATTTCAGCAGTTAGGAAGGTTGTGTTACGCGACGAGCG TGATCATGTTGGATCTGGCAACATAGTTGCCATAACAGCCACTCAAGTTTCAAACTACTATG GTTCGATTCAACTCGAGGCTACATATTTGACAACGGTTGCTATCAACCCGGAAATGCCACAAACTATCAAGTATACAAAGAG GCTTAGGGACTTACCACCTGTTGATCCCAATGACGAAGACGATCCGATAATTACTGTTCGTGAGTTGACGATTCCTGACATTGCTGGGAAAAAG ACACCTAACATGTTATTCCGCAATGATCAAACACAGCACTCTACAAGATTCAGGTGTGACGCATGGATAGAGAAATTTGACCTGAATCGTGGATGGTTTTATGTACACTGTTCAACCTGCGACAAAACGGTTTATCCGGAGGAAGACGGATCATTGATGTTCGTTTGCAAGGATGATGAAGACATAACACCCAAGTTCTT GTACTCTGTTAATGCGATCATTATGGATGGAACAACACCAACTGAAGTCACGTTCTTTGATGAGGGAATGACTGCCCTCCTGAAAACAAGCTGTGAGGATTTGATCTTGAAACATGGCTACACTGATCCCAAATCACTGCCACAACAGATTTCTGACGTTATAGGCATTAGGAAAATAATGTATGTCTCTGTTAGAAGGGAAGGTCATGTCGTAGTCACCAACGTTACAGATCTCGCTGAGACATGTGATGCTCAGGGAAGCAGTGTAGGAACTCTAGCATCAGCAGTGCCTCCAACAACTCCAGACCCAAAAGTTAACATCAACAAGCGTTCTCATACTGATTCACCAGGTAAAGAAAATACGATTTAG